The Benincasa hispida cultivar B227 chromosome 11, ASM972705v1, whole genome shotgun sequence genome has a segment encoding these proteins:
- the LOC120091603 gene encoding protein PIN-LIKES 7-like, with the protein MGLLSLLEVASMPNIQVLLICLLGAFLATDYCNILPPHARTSLNKIVFGVFTPCLMFANLSKTVTFEDIISWWFMPVNIGFTFLFGGILGWMIVKIFKPKPYLEGLIVASSATGNLGNLLLIIIPAICAEKGNPFGDHDTCSSRGLSYASFSMALGGFYIWTYSYHLVKKSSLRLKEFEELASPEQRGDDYLQSHLLPQKAAGEDDVVPSTNKLALKEIESQEAGVPILEKESEKLGVMVLGKLQQMFHGIMKELMEPPTLGAIVGFIFGAVTWLRDLLVGESAPLRVVQDAVKLLGDGTIPSTTLILGANLTQGLRSSRVKPVIILALVVARYVALPAIGIVIVKAARGLGFLPPDPMYQFLLMVQYTLPPAMSIGIMTQLFGVAQEECSVIMFWTYSAAAVALALWYALFMWILST; encoded by the exons ATGGGGTTGTTGTCTCTATTGGAGGTGGCATCCATGCCCAATATACAAGTCCTCCTTATTTGTTTGTTGGGAGCTTTCTTAGCCACTGATTATTGCAACATTCTTCCTCCCCATGCTAGAACTTCTCTTAATAAG ATTGTGTTTGGTGTTTTCACTCCCTGTCTCATGTTTGCAAATTTGTCCAAGACTGTCACATTTGAAGACATTATTTCATG gtGGTTCATGCCGGTGAATATTGGTTTTACGTTTTTATTTGGAGGAATATTGGGATGGATGATTGTGAAAATCTTCAAACCAAAGCCATATCTTGAAGGCCTGATCGTGGCTTCCTCTGCTACTG GGAACTTGGGAAACCTTCTTCTGATCATAATCCCTGCCATCTGTGCGGAGAAGGGGAACCCTTTTGGCGATCATGACACGTGTTCTTCTCGTGGACTCTCTTACGCATCCTTTTCCATGGCG CTAGGGGGTTTTTACATATGGACTTACAGTTACCACCTGGTAAAAAAATCCTCCTTACGCCTCAAAGAATTTGAAGAATTGGCATCCCCCGAGCAGCGCGGCGATGATTATTTGCAGAGTCATCTTCTGCCTCAAAAAGCTGCAGGTGAAGACGACGTCGTTCCTTCTACCAATAAGCTCGCACTAAAAGAG ATTGAATCCCAAGAAGCAGGCGTCCCCATTCTAGAGAAAGAGTCAGAGAAATTAGGCGTAATGGTATTGGGTAAATTACAACAAATGTTTCACGGTATCATGAAGGAGTTGATGGAACCACCCACATTAGGAGCT atTGTTGGATTTATCTTCGGAGCGGTGACGTGGCTGAGAGATCTACTAGTTGGGGAGAGTGCTCCATTGCGAGTAGTCCAGGATGCTGTGAAACTACTGGG CGACGGAACAATCCCAAGCACGACGCTGATCCTAGGGGCGAACCTGACACAGGGGCTACGGTCGTCGCGAGTGAAGCCAGTGATCATCCTGGCGCTGGTTGTAGCGCGATACGTTGCTCTCCCTGCAATAGGAATAGTGATAGTGAAAGCGGCGAGAGGGTTGGGGTTTCTGCCGCCGGACCCCATGTACCAATTCTTGTTGATGGTTCAGTACACTCTCCCTCCAGCCATGTCCATCGGCATTATGACCCAGCTCTTTGGTGTGGCTCAAGAGGAATGCTCTGTTATTATGTTC